From Schistocerca gregaria isolate iqSchGreg1 chromosome 10, iqSchGreg1.2, whole genome shotgun sequence, one genomic window encodes:
- the LOC126293646 gene encoding mitochondrial GTPase 1-like isoform X3 — MANVTYHFRDCFRVINKEALHWFPGHMGRGLKQMQQKLKSVDCVIEVHDARIPLSGRNPDFKHTVCGLKPHILVLNKKDLTDMSYSSKVLARLKQEGTPDVLFTNCKDGGALIVGAYAEINETGPDAVLNLKVHK, encoded by the exons ATGGCTAATGTTACATATCATTTTAGAGATTGTTTCAGGGTAATAAATAAAGAAGCTCTGCATTGGTTTCCTGGCCACATGGGAAGAGGGCTGAAGCAAATGCAACAGAAGTTGAAATCAGTGGACTGTGTCATTGAAGTACATGATGCTAGAATACCATTATCAGGACGTAACCCAGATTTCAAACATACGGTTTGCGGTCTGAAACCACATATATTGGTGCTGAACAAGAAAGACTTGACAGATATGAGTTACAGCTCTAAAGTGTTAGCAAGATTGAAGCAGGAAGGTACACCAGACGTGCTGTTCACAAACTGTAAAGACG GTGGTGCTTTGATAGTGGGAGCATATGCTGAGATTAATGAAACGGGACCTGATGCTGTCCTAAATCTCAAAGTTCATAAATAG